In one window of Paraburkholderia phymatum STM815 DNA:
- a CDS encoding class I SAM-dependent methyltransferase has protein sequence MKHHDQVADAFGSTAAAYLTSQVHATGADLQTLAASVAATPGAAVLDLGCGAGHASFAVAPHAASVVAYDIAPQMLATVAGAAVERGLSNIRTQHGAAEKLPFADASFDWGISRMSAHHWHDVPRALVEVRRVLKPGGRVLFIDIAGSDHPLLDTHLQAVELLRDGSHIRDYRGDEWVSFFVAAGFEAVVRERWRLGIEFGSWVERMKTPETRVAAIRSLWACAPDEVREYFDVLPDSSFKLDALMVEAW, from the coding sequence ATGAAGCATCACGATCAGGTGGCCGATGCATTCGGCTCGACGGCAGCCGCGTATTTGACGAGCCAGGTGCACGCGACGGGGGCGGACTTGCAGACGCTGGCGGCGTCGGTGGCCGCGACGCCGGGGGCGGCCGTGCTCGACCTCGGTTGCGGCGCGGGGCATGCCAGTTTTGCGGTCGCGCCGCATGCGGCGTCCGTCGTTGCTTACGACATTGCGCCGCAGATGCTGGCGACGGTTGCCGGTGCCGCTGTCGAGCGCGGGTTGTCGAATATCCGTACGCAGCACGGTGCGGCAGAGAAATTGCCGTTCGCGGATGCATCGTTCGACTGGGGGATCAGCCGGATGAGCGCGCATCACTGGCACGACGTGCCGCGGGCGCTCGTCGAAGTGCGCCGCGTATTGAAGCCGGGCGGGCGCGTGCTGTTCATCGATATCGCCGGGAGCGATCATCCGTTGCTCGATACGCATCTGCAGGCAGTCGAACTGTTGCGCGATGGCTCGCATATTCGCGATTATCGCGGGGATGAGTGGGTTTCTTTTTTTGTTGCCGCGGGCTTTGAGGCTGTTGTGCGCGAGCGCTGGCGGCTGGGAATCGAGTTTGGCTCGTGGGTGGAGAGGATGAAGACACCGGAGACACGTGTCGCCGCTATTCGGTCTTTGTGGGCTTGCGCGCCGGACGAGGTTCGGGAGTATTTTGACGTGTTGCCAGACAGCTCTTTTAAGCTCGACGCCTTGATGGTAGAGGCATGGTGA
- a CDS encoding helix-turn-helix transcriptional regulator gives MTTSSHEDSAPPLDASPARALGDFIRAHRERLSPQAVGLPPGPRRRTPGLRREEVAQLCGVSPTWYTWIEQGRPVSASAEALARIAVALQLSRAERAYLFELAAQRDPAEPDPAASDAPAMLLKTVQLVNAPAYVLDRQFTALAWNAPASDLFVGWLDGEHDRNLLRYTFLSPQARRLIVDWEIRARRLAAEYRADSIRHQNDAPTRSLIDSLSAASDEFARFWASQDVNEREGGQRQFDHPRDGHVVYHQITFKPAHREDLKLVVLVRE, from the coding sequence ATGACCACGTCGTCTCACGAAGATTCCGCCCCGCCGCTCGATGCGTCGCCCGCCCGCGCGCTCGGCGATTTCATTCGCGCACATCGCGAGCGTCTGTCGCCGCAGGCCGTCGGGCTGCCGCCCGGCCCGCGCCGCCGGACGCCCGGCCTGCGTCGCGAAGAAGTCGCGCAGCTGTGCGGCGTGAGCCCGACCTGGTATACATGGATCGAACAGGGGCGGCCCGTGTCCGCGTCCGCCGAGGCCCTCGCGCGCATCGCCGTCGCGTTGCAGCTCTCGCGCGCTGAACGTGCGTATCTGTTCGAGCTGGCCGCGCAACGCGATCCCGCCGAGCCCGACCCCGCCGCCTCCGATGCCCCCGCGATGCTGCTCAAGACCGTCCAGCTCGTGAACGCACCCGCGTATGTGCTGGATCGCCAGTTCACCGCGCTCGCATGGAATGCGCCGGCATCGGACCTGTTCGTCGGCTGGCTCGATGGCGAGCACGACCGCAACCTGCTGCGCTACACGTTCCTGTCGCCGCAAGCCCGCCGCCTGATCGTCGATTGGGAGATCCGCGCGCGCCGCCTCGCCGCCGAATATCGCGCGGATTCGATCCGTCACCAGAACGACGCGCCCACGCGCTCGCTGATCGATTCGCTGTCCGCTGCCAGCGACGAGTTCGCGCGCTTCTGGGCGTCGCAGGACGTCAACGAGCGCGAAGGCGGCCAGCGCCAGTTCGATCATCCGCGTGACGGCCACGTCGTCTATCACCAGATCACCTTCAAGCCCGCACACCGCGAGGACCTGAAGCTCGTCGTGCTCGTGCGCGAATGA